A DNA window from Paenibacillus andongensis contains the following coding sequences:
- a CDS encoding cohesin domain-containing protein produces the protein MRKLMAMLLALMFLLGTAAVMDTHKVHAQNNTSIIATTDKTSYYVGDTVKVTIMGQNILDLNGVGFTLNYDASLLNLQGSGFVLSPSYESFGGAIVDTTNGALTYDILNKAPVQFTKTEPIGQIDFKVLKSGIGTIRLSGIIAVDGNLLQVQSSTQTQTAFSVGVQLPAPTMAANITAPTNTDVTVTISYPSDAAVKEYKVGAGAWTAYTAPVLVSDNDTVYARGTDAVGNVSNVTNYVVSNIDKTVPVTAAAVSPLRPDGPNGSYVNPVTVTLTGTDNLSGVAKTEYSLNNGTTWQFYTSAVTFDKQGQYNLIYKSTDQAGNVELPQNLSFALAATAVKVQLNDSNGNPLGGGTVKYYDGGWKDFGVTDASGTVSKSLPNKSYTFAMTYEGTYKEIVQNTGTSEVVVFQTVNVKVQLKDSQGNLIDGGAVKYYAGSWRTIGNTSGGEISKELLSGSYTFGMTYEGTYKEIVQNTGTNAVVVFQTVNVKVQLKDSQVNLIDGGSVKYYAGSWRTIGNAIGGEISKELLSGSYTFGMTYEGTYKEIVQNTGTNAVVVFQTVKVKVQLKDSQGNLIDGGSVKYYAGSWRIIGNTSGGEISKEMLSGTYTFGMTYGVTYKESVNNVTTNPTVVFQM, from the coding sequence GTGCGGAAATTAATGGCAATGCTTCTGGCGCTAATGTTTCTATTAGGCACGGCAGCTGTGATGGATACACATAAAGTCCATGCACAGAATAATACTTCAATTATAGCGACGACCGACAAAACCAGCTATTACGTAGGCGATACCGTAAAGGTAACCATAATGGGACAGAATATTCTCGACCTGAATGGGGTCGGATTTACGCTGAATTATGATGCAAGCCTGTTAAATTTGCAGGGAAGTGGTTTTGTACTGTCCCCGTCGTACGAATCCTTTGGAGGAGCGATCGTAGATACAACCAATGGTGCATTGACCTATGACATATTAAATAAAGCCCCTGTTCAATTTACAAAAACCGAACCCATAGGTCAGATCGATTTTAAAGTGTTGAAGAGCGGGATAGGGACAATACGATTAAGTGGAATTATAGCAGTAGATGGTAATCTGTTACAGGTTCAGTCCAGTACACAGACTCAGACTGCCTTTAGTGTCGGTGTTCAACTGCCAGCGCCAACCATGGCAGCGAATATTACGGCGCCGACCAACACGGATGTAACCGTAACGATCAGCTATCCGTCTGACGCAGCGGTGAAGGAATACAAAGTGGGCGCTGGCGCATGGACAGCATACACCGCCCCAGTACTCGTTTCCGATAATGACACCGTGTATGCAAGAGGAACGGATGCCGTAGGCAACGTATCGAATGTAACGAACTATGTGGTAAGCAATATCGATAAAACAGTGCCTGTTACTGCAGCAGCCGTATCGCCTCTACGGCCGGATGGACCAAATGGCTCGTACGTGAATCCGGTAACGGTAACATTGACCGGCACCGATAACTTGTCGGGTGTGGCGAAAACAGAGTACAGTTTGAATAACGGGACAACATGGCAGTTTTATACGTCGGCTGTTACGTTCGACAAGCAGGGCCAATATAACTTGATTTATAAGTCAACGGATCAAGCAGGGAATGTTGAGCTTCCTCAGAATCTCAGCTTTGCTCTTGCCGCAACAGCTGTAAAAGTCCAGCTAAATGACAGCAACGGGAATCCGCTCGGCGGCGGAACAGTCAAATACTATGATGGAGGATGGAAGGATTTTGGAGTAACCGATGCTTCCGGAACGGTAAGCAAATCTCTACCGAATAAAAGCTACACTTTCGCGATGACGTATGAAGGAACGTACAAGGAAATTGTGCAAAATACAGGAACAAGTGAAGTGGTCGTATTCCAGACGGTCAACGTCAAGGTGCAACTGAAGGATAGCCAAGGGAATCTGATCGATGGCGGTGCTGTAAAATATTATGCAGGAAGCTGGCGGACCATCGGCAATACAAGCGGCGGCGAGATCAGCAAGGAATTGTTGTCTGGCTCCTATACCTTCGGCATGACGTATGAAGGAACGTACAAGGAAATTGTGCAAAATACCGGAACAAACGCAGTGGTCGTATTCCAGACGGTTAACGTCAAGGTACAGCTGAAGGATAGCCAAGTGAATCTGATCGACGGCGGATCTGTGAAGTATTATGCAGGAAGCTGGCGGACCATCGGCAATGCAATCGGCGGCGAGATCAGCAAGGAATTGTTGTCCGGCTCCTATACCTTCGGCATGACGTATGAAGGAACGTACAAGGAAATTGTGCAAAATACCGGAACAAACGCAGTGGTCGTATTCCAGACGGTTAAAGTCAAGGTACAGCTGAAGGATAGCCAAGGGAATCTGATCGACGGCGGATCTGTGAAATATTATGCAGGAAGCTGGCGGATCATCGGCAATACAAGCGGCGGTGAGATCAGCAAGGAAATGTTGTCCGGCACATATACCTTCGGGATGACTTATGGGGTAACGTACAAGGAAAGTGTAAATAACGTCACCACAAATCCAACGGTAGTATTCCAAATGTAA
- a CDS encoding response regulator — protein sequence MDDHVLSVLIVDDEIPIRQELQMYDWEARGAVLVGEAGNGEEALEFCRKYVPDVIITDITMPVMNGLALIRTVKKEFPQIQVVILTCHSDFEYAREALKLGAIGYVIKVMMDDSELEQTLVEARRAIEKEKSYNTKKKEENRWNQSKLLGQLLTHNDSTMQVYKSLADHGLELAFPLRIVRFYVEAKHGDWLFVDREVRHVLGSYDHDFTWVPVDIGEHFVYFGNQSKDSLTMIKTIEAVISDMNQKLGNIHLHKAECIHIYASISDDVEKPEQFNQAFQEMNLWKNVYFYDSSTRVFLGKPEGTHVIEPKALATIEEKMKKVIWDQVGLSAFIDGDFFNWAKEHRILPNELKKLVHRWNVLWNKELGDFNDDEILSQHIFQTVTLNEMITALIHDIHINFSGEERYRPEIRLAGKIIREKISQPLTLSSVAEEVGLSSSYLSRLFSEEVGESFNDYVTRLRMEKAAFLLKNMNLKVYEVAEQVGIPSYRYFSIVFRNWMGVTPLEFKKG from the coding sequence ATGGATGATCATGTTTTAAGCGTACTCATTGTGGATGATGAAATTCCCATTCGCCAAGAATTGCAAATGTATGATTGGGAAGCTCGCGGTGCAGTGCTTGTAGGTGAAGCTGGCAATGGAGAAGAGGCGCTTGAATTTTGCAGGAAATATGTACCCGATGTGATCATAACCGACATTACGATGCCCGTTATGAATGGACTGGCATTAATACGAACAGTAAAGAAGGAATTCCCACAGATTCAGGTCGTTATCCTTACCTGCCACAGTGACTTCGAGTATGCGCGAGAGGCGTTGAAGCTAGGGGCGATTGGATATGTCATTAAAGTCATGATGGATGACAGCGAATTGGAACAAACGCTTGTAGAGGCACGACGTGCGATTGAAAAGGAAAAATCGTACAACACGAAGAAAAAGGAAGAAAACAGGTGGAACCAATCCAAGCTGTTGGGACAACTGCTGACTCACAACGATTCCACGATGCAAGTATATAAAAGCTTGGCGGATCATGGGCTTGAACTTGCGTTTCCTCTCCGTATTGTGCGGTTTTATGTTGAAGCCAAGCATGGTGATTGGTTATTTGTTGATCGCGAAGTCCGGCATGTACTCGGGAGCTATGACCATGATTTTACATGGGTGCCCGTAGATATCGGTGAGCATTTTGTCTATTTTGGAAATCAAAGCAAGGATAGTCTAACGATGATAAAAACGATTGAAGCGGTCATTTCTGATATGAATCAGAAACTGGGAAATATTCACTTACATAAAGCTGAGTGTATTCATATCTATGCCTCTATTAGCGATGATGTGGAAAAGCCTGAACAATTCAATCAAGCGTTTCAAGAAATGAACCTTTGGAAAAATGTTTATTTTTACGACAGCAGCACCCGCGTGTTTTTGGGGAAACCAGAAGGTACGCATGTCATTGAGCCAAAGGCCCTTGCAACGATTGAAGAGAAGATGAAAAAGGTGATTTGGGATCAGGTTGGGTTATCCGCATTTATAGATGGAGACTTTTTCAATTGGGCGAAAGAACATCGTATCCTGCCGAATGAGCTTAAAAAATTGGTCCATAGATGGAATGTCTTATGGAATAAAGAGCTTGGCGATTTTAACGATGATGAAATATTGTCTCAGCACATCTTCCAGACTGTAACACTCAATGAAATGATTACTGCATTGATTCATGATATACATATCAATTTCAGTGGGGAAGAAAGGTATCGTCCGGAAATTCGCCTTGCCGGGAAGATCATACGGGAGAAGATCAGCCAGCCGCTCACTCTCTCTTCTGTAGCTGAAGAAGTCGGCTTAAGCTCGTCTTATCTAAGCCGTTTATTTAGCGAAGAGGTCGGAGAGTCATTTAATGATTATGTGACTCGGCTTCGTATGGAAAAAGCGGCGTTTCTCCTGAAAAATATGAATCTAAAAGTATATGAGGTAGCTGAACAGGTTGGGATCCCAAGCTATAGGTATTTTTCGATCGTATTCCGCAACTGGATGGGAGTTACGCCATTAGAGTTTAAAAAGGGATGA